One stretch of Miscanthus floridulus cultivar M001 chromosome 18, ASM1932011v1, whole genome shotgun sequence DNA includes these proteins:
- the LOC136520834 gene encoding RING-H2 finger protein ATL3-like, producing the protein MIPTTSSGSSSSSAAAPTPPVWSSPSAIGSSDGMFPGSGGGSGQQQLAISNGVLLAAVIFLFMVVVFVFLLYLYAKRYLGANPLLAPTSPSSRFLFVASSPLPQRGLPASVLRSLPVTVYGAGAGSPKDKEKDALECAVCLSEVADGEKVRTLPNCGHGFHVECIDMWFHSHDTCPLCRAPVGAAGDLDALPREEPSGASLELPVFPTNVLFWGTHDEVTNAGLATPPPPPPLTVASASAAAARSSASSGLRKENQLVIDIPTRPVALNTPPMNSPLPASRMPGTADDMRSPVSARLRSLRRLLSRGKQAVVGTSSYSPSPRGGAGDIEQGLAGAEPARPPKTPPSSAN; encoded by the coding sequence ATGATCCCCACGACGTCCTCGGGCTCTTCGTCGTCTTCGGCGGCGGCGCCCACGCCGCCGGTGTGGTCCAGCCCCAGCGCCATCGGCAGCAGCGACGGGATGTTCCCGGGCTCGGGCGGCGGCTCGGGGCAGCAGCAGCTGGCCATCAGCAACGGGGTGCTCCTCGCCGCGGTCATCTTCCTCTTCATggtcgtcgtcttcgtcttccTGCTCTACCTCTACGCCAAGCGCTACCTGGGCGCGAACCCGCTCCTGGCGCCGACCTCGCCGTCGTCGCGGTTCCTCTTCGTCGCGTCGTCCCCGCTCCCGCAGCGCGGCCTGCCCGCCTCCGTCCTGCGCTCCCTCCCCGTCACCGTCTACGGCGCCGGTGCCGGCTCCCCCAAGGACAAGGAGAAGGACGCGCTGGAATGCGCGGTGTGCCTGTCCGAGGTGGCCGACGGCGAGAAAGTGCGGACGCTGCCCAATTGCGGGCACGGGTTCCACGTGGAGTGCATCGACATGTGGTTCCACTCCCACGACACCTGCCCGCTCTGCCGCGCCCCCGTCGGCGCCGCCGGCGACCTCGACGCGCTGCCGCGGGAGGAGCCCTCGGGCGCGTCGCTGGAGCTCCCCGTGTTCCCCACCAACGTCCTCTTCTGGGGCACCCACGACGAGGTCACCAACGCCGGCCTCGCCACGCCCCCACCCCCGCCGCCGCTAACCGtcgccagcgccagcgccgccgccgcgcgctccTCGGCCTCCTCCGGGCTCAGGAAGGAGAACCAGCTGGTCATCGACATCCCGACGCGGCCCGTGGCCCTGAACACGCCGCCCATGAACTCCCCGCTGCCGGCGAGCCGCATGCCCGGAACCGCCGACGACATGCGGTCCCCGGTCTCCGCCAGGCTGCGGtcgctgcgccggctgctgagcAGGGGCAAGCAGGCCGTGGTCGGCACATCCTCCTACAGCCCGAGCCCGCGCGGCGGCGCCGGTGACATCGAGCAGGGGCTCGCCGGAGccgagcccgcccgcccgcccaagACGCCTCCGTCGTCGGCGAACTGA